In Pseudonocardia sp. C8, one genomic interval encodes:
- a CDS encoding long-chain fatty acid--CoA ligase: protein MYLTQGLHRSLQTDPDAVAVVDRSVRRTFRELADRVARLAGAFGALGLDEGDRVGMLAANSVEYIEYALACAWGGYVFAPINNRWSPAEMAYQVTDAGIEVVVVDGDGVEDARALQAVSPCLRELVYCGEGEVPAGFRSYEELVGAGTPVDDVRVPGTRMVGLLYTGGTTGEPKGVMLSGGQLQTSMLGALAGAGGPNRSERFLHAAPLYHLAALGSAFQQVMLGSTHYLLPRFTPEALVEMIETERITSTTLVPTMIQRMLDHAERTGADLTSLTQLGYGASPISTAVLEKAIAMLPAVRLTQRYGMTELGPVATVLRDEDHRDPAHPERLRSAGRAALHAEVRVVDENDAELPTGAVGEIVVKGGNMMLGYWNKPDATADALRNGWMHTGDVGYFDEHGYLYVVDRLKDMIVTGGENVYSVEVENVLHQHPGIDSCAVVGVPDPAWGERVHAVLVSRPGHSPELEEVREFVAERIARYKAPRSIEMVDDLPRSPVGKILKRTIREQLRAAPAPPATAR from the coding sequence ATGTACCTGACCCAAGGACTCCACCGGAGCCTGCAGACCGACCCGGACGCCGTCGCCGTCGTCGACCGCTCCGTGCGCCGCACCTTCCGTGAACTCGCCGACCGGGTCGCGCGCCTGGCCGGGGCATTCGGTGCGCTCGGCCTGGACGAGGGCGACCGCGTCGGGATGCTCGCGGCGAACTCCGTCGAGTACATCGAGTACGCACTGGCCTGCGCCTGGGGCGGCTACGTCTTCGCCCCGATCAACAATCGCTGGAGCCCTGCGGAGATGGCGTATCAGGTCACGGACGCCGGCATCGAGGTCGTCGTCGTCGACGGCGACGGGGTCGAGGACGCGCGTGCGCTGCAGGCGGTGTCGCCGTGCCTGCGCGAGCTGGTGTACTGCGGCGAGGGCGAGGTGCCTGCCGGGTTCCGGTCCTACGAGGAGCTCGTCGGTGCCGGAACGCCCGTCGACGACGTGCGGGTTCCGGGCACGCGGATGGTCGGCCTCCTCTACACCGGCGGCACCACCGGTGAGCCGAAGGGCGTCATGCTCAGCGGCGGCCAGCTGCAGACCTCGATGCTCGGGGCGCTGGCCGGCGCCGGAGGGCCCAACCGCTCCGAGAGGTTCCTGCACGCGGCCCCGCTCTACCACCTGGCCGCGCTGGGGTCGGCGTTCCAGCAGGTCATGCTCGGATCGACCCACTACCTGTTGCCGCGGTTCACCCCCGAGGCACTGGTGGAGATGATCGAGACGGAGCGCATCACGTCGACGACGCTGGTCCCGACCATGATCCAGCGCATGCTCGACCACGCCGAGCGGACCGGCGCCGACCTGACGAGCCTGACCCAGCTCGGCTACGGCGCGTCTCCGATCAGCACGGCGGTGCTGGAGAAGGCGATCGCCATGTTGCCGGCGGTCCGGCTGACGCAGCGTTACGGCATGACCGAGCTCGGCCCGGTCGCGACGGTTCTCCGCGACGAGGACCACCGGGACCCGGCTCATCCGGAGCGGTTGCGATCCGCCGGTCGCGCTGCCCTGCACGCCGAGGTGAGGGTCGTCGACGAGAACGACGCCGAGCTCCCCACCGGCGCGGTCGGCGAGATCGTCGTCAAGGGCGGCAACATGATGCTCGGCTACTGGAACAAGCCGGACGCGACGGCGGACGCACTCCGGAACGGCTGGATGCACACCGGCGACGTCGGGTACTTCGACGAACACGGCTATCTCTACGTCGTCGACCGGCTGAAGGACATGATCGTGACCGGCGGCGAGAACGTCTACAGCGTCGAGGTCGAGAACGTCCTCCACCAGCACCCGGGAATCGACAGCTGCGCCGTCGTCGGCGTCCCCGACCCGGCGTGGGGGGAACGGGTCCATGCGGTCCTCGTCAGCCGGCCCGGACACTCACCGGAGCTCGAGGAGGTTCGCGAGTTCGTGGCCGAGCGCATCGCCCGCTACAAGGCACCGCGTTCGATCGAGATGGTCGACGACCTGCCCCGCTCGCCCGTGGGCAAGATCCTCAAGCGGACCATCCGGGAGCAGCTCCGGGCCGCCCCGGCTCCGCCGGCGACAGCACGATGA
- a CDS encoding MaoC/PaaZ C-terminal domain-containing protein codes for MTATTTGPAFTVGSEIGVLELEPISRTTLALFAGASNDHNPIHIDLDVARSAGLDDVFAHGMLSMAYLARAVQEWIGPRTIRSLGVRFVAITPVHGAPMFRGVVTDVSQDTGTELATIEVTTTLADGTVTLRGSAVVETEERA; via the coding sequence ATGACGGCAACCACCACCGGCCCCGCCTTCACGGTGGGCTCGGAGATCGGCGTCCTGGAGCTGGAGCCGATCAGCCGAACCACGCTGGCCCTGTTCGCCGGCGCGTCGAACGACCACAATCCGATCCACATCGATCTCGACGTCGCGAGGTCGGCGGGGCTCGACGACGTGTTCGCCCACGGGATGCTGTCGATGGCCTACCTGGCCCGGGCCGTGCAGGAGTGGATCGGACCCCGCACCATCCGCAGCCTCGGCGTGCGGTTCGTCGCGATCACCCCGGTCCACGGTGCTCCGATGTTCCGCGGAGTCGTGACGGACGTCAGCCAGGACACCGGTACCGAGCTGGCGACGATCGAGGTGACCACGACGCTCGCGGACGGGACGGTGACCCTTCGCGGCAGCGCCGTGGTCGAGACCGAGGAGCGCGCGTGA
- a CDS encoding OB-fold domain-containing protein, translated as MTDILTYGVYVPYWRLPGSTIATVLGSAGARGTRAVASYDEDTTTLAVEAGRQAVRDAAVRARVDAVHLATSQPAYMEKTNATTVHAALSMDPRVRCCDTGGAVRSGFASLIAAAHSTETTLVLASDTRTGAAGGVDEATTGDAAAAFVVGRASAGPSAAEVLGSGSASAEFLDRWREPGDRWSRSWEERFGESHYLRLAAESFESARKSAGIEVDAVTHLAVTGLSPRAAARFGRESGVDPSRIVTDLSGEIGNAGTAHAGLMLAELLDRAHPGDVLVVTSLADGADTLVLRASPSIDRARPARTVRSWIDAGNPGLGYADFLTWKGHLARQSPRRPEPDKAAAPPSMRRAEWKFGFAGSACSHCGSRHLPPQRVCLRCGSVDAMEPVPLADTPARVATYTIDHLAYSPAPPVIGVVLDFEGGGRYACELTDATPAGVSIGMDVEMTFRRISENSGIQNYFWKARPVVVAAGEPTGGSA; from the coding sequence GTGACGGACATCCTGACGTACGGCGTCTACGTGCCGTACTGGCGACTCCCCGGCTCGACGATCGCGACGGTGCTGGGTTCGGCGGGGGCGAGGGGCACGCGCGCGGTCGCGTCGTACGACGAGGACACCACGACGCTGGCGGTCGAGGCCGGCCGTCAGGCCGTGCGGGACGCCGCGGTGCGGGCGCGGGTCGACGCGGTCCACCTGGCGACGTCCCAGCCGGCCTACATGGAGAAGACTAATGCAACGACCGTTCACGCAGCCCTCTCGATGGACCCGCGGGTGCGCTGCTGTGACACCGGCGGCGCGGTGCGATCGGGCTTCGCGTCCCTGATCGCGGCGGCCCACTCCACCGAGACCACCCTCGTGCTCGCCTCCGACACCCGGACCGGTGCTGCGGGTGGGGTCGACGAGGCCACCACCGGAGACGCGGCGGCCGCGTTCGTGGTCGGCAGGGCTTCCGCGGGCCCCTCGGCCGCAGAGGTTCTCGGATCGGGCTCGGCGAGCGCCGAGTTCCTCGACAGGTGGCGCGAGCCGGGGGACCGCTGGAGCCGGAGCTGGGAGGAACGGTTCGGGGAGTCCCACTACCTCCGGCTGGCGGCCGAATCCTTCGAATCGGCCCGGAAGTCGGCCGGGATCGAGGTAGATGCGGTCACCCACCTGGCGGTCACCGGTCTCTCGCCGCGTGCCGCTGCCCGGTTCGGCCGAGAGTCCGGCGTGGACCCGTCCCGGATCGTCACGGACCTGTCCGGCGAGATCGGCAACGCCGGGACCGCCCATGCGGGACTGATGCTGGCGGAGCTCCTCGACCGGGCACACCCCGGCGACGTCCTCGTCGTGACGTCCCTGGCCGACGGCGCCGACACGCTGGTGCTCCGCGCATCCCCGTCGATCGACCGGGCACGTCCCGCACGCACGGTCCGGAGCTGGATCGACGCCGGGAACCCCGGCCTCGGCTATGCGGACTTCCTGACCTGGAAGGGTCACCTGGCCCGGCAGAGCCCGCGTCGCCCCGAGCCGGACAAGGCCGCGGCCCCGCCGTCGATGCGGCGCGCCGAGTGGAAGTTCGGTTTCGCCGGGAGCGCCTGCAGCCATTGCGGGAGCCGCCACCTGCCGCCGCAGCGGGTGTGCCTGCGGTGCGGGTCCGTGGATGCCATGGAGCCCGTCCCCCTCGCCGACACCCCCGCCCGGGTCGCGACGTACACGATCGACCACCTGGCCTACTCGCCGGCTCCCCCGGTGATCGGTGTCGTGCTCGACTTCGAGGGCGGGGGCCGCTACGCCTGCGAGCTGACCGACGCGACACCGGCCGGCGTCTCGATCGGCATGGACGTGGAGATGACCTTCCGCCGGATCTCGGAGAACTCGGGGATTCAGAACTACTTCTGGAAGGCGCGACCCGTGGTCGTGGCCGCCGGGGAACCGACGGGGGGATCCGCATGA
- a CDS encoding acetyl-CoA acetyltransferase, whose amino-acid sequence MSSHGIKDKVAIVGMGCTRFGELWDRSAGDLVVESTQAALTSAGITKDSIDAYWLGTLISGYSGMTLSTALKIDYKPVTRVENLCASGSEAFRNACYAVASGAYDIVMAVGVEKLKDTGYSGLARPNPADDGTGTTLTAPARFSMLAPAYADKYGVARDDFKEAMTHVAWKNHYNGARNERAQFRAEVPKEKIRNAPAVAGDLGVFDCSGVSDGSAAAIIVRAEDAHRYTDKPLYVKALSFAAGPGTGPFDPTYDYTTFEEAVRSAADAYRQAGVESPEDDLMMAEVHDCFTPTELVLMEDLGFSARGGAWTDSLADKFSLHGTLPVNPDGGLKSFGHPIGASGLRMLYECWLQLRGEAPRERQIAAKGLRYGLTQNLGGGPGECVSFVSIVGADVG is encoded by the coding sequence ATGAGCTCGCACGGCATCAAGGACAAGGTCGCGATCGTCGGCATGGGGTGTACCCGGTTCGGCGAGCTGTGGGACAGGTCGGCCGGCGACCTGGTCGTCGAGTCGACGCAGGCCGCTCTCACGTCCGCCGGCATCACCAAGGACTCCATCGACGCCTACTGGCTCGGAACCCTCATCTCCGGGTATTCGGGCATGACCCTGTCGACCGCGCTCAAGATCGACTACAAGCCGGTGACCCGCGTCGAGAACCTCTGTGCCAGCGGCTCGGAAGCGTTTCGCAACGCGTGCTACGCCGTCGCATCGGGCGCCTACGACATCGTGATGGCCGTGGGGGTCGAGAAGCTCAAGGACACCGGCTACTCGGGGCTCGCCCGCCCGAACCCGGCCGACGACGGCACGGGTACCACGCTCACGGCGCCGGCGCGGTTCTCGATGCTCGCGCCCGCCTACGCCGACAAGTACGGGGTCGCGCGCGACGACTTCAAGGAGGCGATGACCCACGTCGCCTGGAAGAACCACTACAACGGCGCGCGCAACGAGCGCGCCCAGTTCCGGGCGGAGGTGCCGAAGGAGAAGATCCGCAACGCACCGGCGGTCGCCGGTGATCTCGGGGTCTTCGACTGCTCGGGGGTGAGTGACGGCTCCGCGGCGGCGATCATCGTGCGCGCGGAGGACGCGCACAGGTACACGGACAAGCCGCTCTACGTGAAGGCGCTGTCGTTCGCCGCCGGCCCCGGGACCGGTCCGTTCGACCCCACCTACGACTACACGACCTTCGAGGAGGCGGTCCGGTCCGCGGCGGACGCCTACCGGCAGGCCGGTGTCGAGTCGCCTGAGGACGACCTGATGATGGCCGAGGTCCACGACTGCTTCACACCGACGGAGCTCGTGCTCATGGAGGACCTGGGTTTCTCCGCGCGCGGCGGAGCTTGGACGGACTCCCTCGCGGACAAGTTCTCGCTCCACGGGACGCTGCCGGTCAACCCGGACGGCGGTCTGAAGAGCTTCGGCCACCCGATCGGGGCCTCCGGGCTGCGCATGCTGTACGAGTGCTGGCTGCAGCTCCGCGGTGAGGCACCGCGCGAGCGTCAGATCGCGGCCAAGGGACTGAGGTACGGCCTCACCCAGAACCTCGGTGGGGGTCCGGGTGAGTGCGTCTCCTTCGTCTCGATCGTGGGAGCCGACGTCGGCTGA
- a CDS encoding enoyl-CoA hydratase/isomerase family protein has translation MGGGRMTDGIRDEALPDGDPRPDTGAGIEIRRPAPGVAWVVLNRPGKRNALARDAGRHLAGLFRELADDHTVRSVVISGEHGHFSAGGDVDVIRSLPRMTARQLEERFTSCFRASLTLREMRKPVIGALTGGVVGGAMGLALACDIRLGSFDVFFKAPFVRMGLVPDYGASWLLPQTVGASAALDISISTRAVAAGEALRLGLVSRLVGDPVGEALDLATSISGVPSFGVAETKRLAHLSSTTDFAAGVAAEVVAQTSAFHTPGARASVENYVAGIGARRGR, from the coding sequence GTGGGAGGGGGACGCATGACTGACGGAATCCGGGACGAGGCCCTCCCCGATGGCGACCCGCGCCCCGATACGGGCGCGGGCATCGAGATCCGCCGACCGGCACCCGGCGTCGCCTGGGTCGTACTGAACCGACCGGGGAAACGAAACGCCCTGGCTCGGGATGCGGGACGGCATTTGGCCGGCCTCTTCCGCGAACTGGCCGACGACCATACCGTCCGCTCCGTCGTGATCTCCGGTGAGCACGGCCACTTCAGCGCCGGAGGTGACGTGGACGTGATCCGATCACTGCCCCGGATGACGGCCCGGCAACTCGAGGAACGATTCACCTCCTGCTTCCGGGCGTCATTGACGCTGCGTGAGATGCGCAAGCCGGTCATCGGTGCCCTCACCGGCGGCGTGGTCGGCGGCGCCATGGGGCTGGCGCTGGCCTGCGACATCCGACTGGGCTCGTTCGACGTCTTCTTCAAGGCCCCCTTCGTCCGGATGGGGCTCGTTCCCGACTACGGCGCCAGCTGGTTGCTGCCGCAGACCGTCGGTGCGTCGGCGGCACTGGACATCTCGATCTCCACCCGCGCGGTGGCGGCGGGGGAGGCGCTGCGGCTGGGACTCGTCTCACGGCTGGTCGGGGACCCGGTCGGTGAGGCGCTCGACCTGGCGACCTCGATCTCCGGGGTGCCCTCCTTCGGGGTCGCCGAGACGAAGCGGCTCGCGCACCTATCGAGCACCACGGACTTCGCGGCGGGCGTCGCGGCGGAGGTGGTTGCCCAGACGTCGGCCTTCCACACCCCGGGGGCCCGGGCCTCCGTCGAGAACTACGTTGCCGGGATCGGGGCGCGCCGTGGCCGCTGA
- a CDS encoding MaoC family dehydratase N-terminal domain-containing protein, translating into MTDLELPGFTTSADRSQLRLFATVIGETSPVHTDVEAARAAGYRDLLLPPTFLFTLELMRPDPAAVLRHLGIDQREVLHGEQHFTYHSPAVAGDELTFEMKVVDYYERKGGALRFVVRRTEVTRGGERVATLQNTLVARRLELS; encoded by the coding sequence GTGACCGATCTCGAGCTGCCGGGCTTCACCACGTCGGCGGACCGCAGCCAGCTGCGGTTGTTCGCCACGGTGATCGGCGAGACCAGTCCCGTCCACACCGACGTCGAGGCCGCCCGGGCCGCAGGCTACCGGGACCTGCTCCTGCCGCCGACCTTCCTGTTCACCCTCGAGCTCATGCGGCCCGATCCGGCCGCCGTGCTCCGCCACCTCGGCATCGACCAGCGCGAGGTGCTCCACGGGGAGCAGCACTTCACCTACCACTCGCCGGCGGTCGCGGGCGACGAGCTGACCTTCGAGATGAAGGTCGTCGACTACTACGAGCGCAAGGGCGGCGCCCTGCGGTTCGTGGTGCGGCGAACCGAGGTCACCCGTGGCGGGGAGCGCGTGGCGACCCTGCAGAACACGTTGGTCGCGCGACGGTTGGAGCTGAGCTGA
- a CDS encoding AMP-binding protein yields the protein MAADREPWNFWDRARSHPDRPAVVEAGRVALTYGELAERVNKICHALRELRVVRGDRVAAMMTNTWEFTGLQLAASQIGLYFTAINRHLAPGEVAYVLENSAASVLVVGPDLVEVAEQALTPAGTVRAFSTTTSAFGRESFEALWTRQPASAPDDRTAGARLFYSSGTTGRPKGILQPLPGATPEVVAEALRTTGEQLGLRPGAGVHYAVAPLYHSGPNSMMLQALHRGHQVLLTPHRPFDAEAVLATMTTHGVTDTFMVPTMFHRFLRAPDDARAAFDPSRLDTVVHSGAGCPVATKRAMLDWWGSVFVEFYGGTETGIATIVDSRTWLEAPGTVGRARAGYDVKIVDSAGESLPPGTEGQIAIKGGPAFCYLGDPEKTAAAVVDGYCLLGDIGRVDEAGFLFVLDRRADLILSGGVNIYPAEVEAALLSHPAVTDAVVFGVPDEEWGAVVSALVAWRGRAADQEAHEELDRHLRTSIASFKRPRYLHFVDEVPRMESGKVNRSVARTRFLELHTPG from the coding sequence GTGGCCGCTGACCGGGAACCGTGGAACTTCTGGGACCGCGCTCGCTCGCACCCCGACCGGCCGGCCGTGGTCGAGGCCGGTCGGGTGGCGCTCACCTACGGCGAGCTGGCCGAGCGGGTGAACAAGATCTGCCACGCCCTCCGGGAGCTCCGCGTCGTGCGTGGCGATCGTGTCGCGGCCATGATGACCAACACCTGGGAGTTCACCGGGCTCCAGCTCGCCGCGAGCCAGATCGGCCTCTACTTCACGGCGATCAACCGGCATCTCGCCCCGGGCGAGGTCGCCTACGTGCTGGAGAACTCGGCGGCGAGCGTGCTGGTGGTCGGCCCCGATCTCGTCGAGGTCGCCGAGCAGGCGTTGACCCCCGCCGGTACCGTACGGGCCTTCTCGACGACGACATCCGCCTTCGGTCGTGAGTCCTTCGAGGCCCTGTGGACGCGGCAACCCGCTTCCGCTCCGGACGACCGCACTGCCGGAGCACGGCTGTTCTACAGTTCGGGCACGACGGGGCGGCCGAAAGGGATCCTCCAACCGCTCCCCGGGGCCACCCCCGAAGTGGTGGCCGAGGCGCTGCGGACCACGGGCGAGCAACTCGGCCTGCGCCCCGGAGCGGGCGTGCACTACGCCGTCGCCCCGCTCTACCACTCCGGTCCGAACTCGATGATGCTCCAGGCGCTGCACCGTGGACACCAGGTGCTCCTGACGCCACATCGTCCCTTCGACGCCGAAGCGGTCCTCGCGACGATGACGACCCATGGCGTGACCGACACGTTCATGGTCCCGACGATGTTCCACCGCTTCCTGCGGGCACCCGATGACGCCAGAGCGGCCTTCGATCCCTCCCGCCTGGATACGGTCGTCCACTCCGGCGCCGGCTGCCCGGTGGCCACGAAGCGGGCCATGCTCGACTGGTGGGGGTCGGTGTTCGTGGAGTTCTACGGCGGCACGGAGACCGGCATCGCGACGATCGTCGACAGCCGGACCTGGTTGGAGGCGCCGGGGACGGTGGGACGGGCCCGAGCCGGGTATGACGTCAAGATCGTCGATTCGGCGGGAGAGTCGTTGCCACCTGGGACCGAAGGACAAATTGCGATCAAGGGCGGGCCGGCCTTCTGCTACCTGGGGGACCCCGAGAAGACGGCCGCGGCCGTCGTCGACGGCTACTGCCTGCTCGGCGACATCGGCCGGGTCGACGAGGCGGGATTTCTCTTCGTGCTGGACCGGCGCGCAGACCTCATCCTCAGCGGCGGTGTCAACATCTATCCGGCAGAGGTCGAGGCGGCGCTGCTCAGCCATCCTGCGGTGACGGACGCGGTCGTGTTCGGTGTGCCCGACGAGGAATGGGGCGCCGTCGTGTCCGCTCTCGTCGCCTGGCGGGGGCGCGCCGCCGATCAGGAGGCTCACGAGGAGCTCGACCGCCATCTCCGGACGAGCATCGCGTCCTTCAAACGCCCCCGGTATCTCCACTTCGTCGACGAGGTCCCCCGGATGGAATCGGGAAAGGTCAATCGCTCGGTCGCCCGCACCCGGTTCCTCGAACTGCACACCCCGGGATGA
- a CDS encoding SDR family oxidoreductase: MTLEGRTVIITGGGRGLGREHALRFAERGANVVVNDNGAGPDGAGDDTAPAREVVGEIVAKGGNAVAHIGSVSSWDSAREMVELAVETFGGLDVLVNNAGILRDRTIVNMSEAEWDAVTDVHLKGHFCPLRHAASYWRSESKAGKDVRASVINTSSGSGLRGNPGQLNYAAAKAGIAIMSVVAARELERYGVRVNAIAPVARTRLTEAAPGLGDRIAEETDGTFDIWSPANVTPLVSWLAEEKCHVSGQVFSIAGGHVGWQQGWVEQEAFDMDRAWTEAELADALAHLPAGPPAWRSSI, translated from the coding sequence GTGACACTTGAAGGCAGGACGGTGATCATCACCGGCGGTGGCCGCGGCCTCGGCCGCGAGCATGCGCTCCGGTTCGCCGAGCGGGGCGCCAACGTCGTGGTGAACGACAACGGCGCCGGGCCCGACGGTGCGGGCGACGACACCGCGCCAGCCCGCGAGGTCGTCGGGGAGATCGTCGCGAAGGGCGGCAACGCGGTCGCGCACATCGGCTCGGTCTCGAGCTGGGACTCGGCCAGGGAGATGGTCGAACTGGCGGTCGAGACCTTCGGTGGTCTCGACGTCCTCGTCAACAACGCCGGCATCCTCCGTGACCGCACGATCGTCAACATGAGCGAGGCCGAGTGGGACGCGGTGACGGACGTGCATCTCAAGGGGCACTTCTGCCCCCTGCGGCATGCGGCGAGCTACTGGCGCAGCGAGTCCAAGGCCGGGAAGGACGTGCGCGCCTCGGTGATCAACACATCGTCGGGGTCGGGGCTGCGCGGTAACCCGGGCCAGCTCAACTACGCGGCGGCCAAGGCCGGCATCGCGATCATGTCGGTCGTCGCGGCCCGCGAGCTCGAGCGCTACGGCGTGCGGGTCAACGCCATCGCACCGGTGGCCCGGACCCGCCTGACCGAAGCCGCCCCCGGCCTCGGTGACCGTATCGCCGAGGAGACCGACGGCACCTTCGACATCTGGTCACCCGCGAACGTCACGCCGCTCGTCTCCTGGCTGGCCGAGGAGAAGTGCCACGTCTCCGGCCAGGTCTTCAGCATCGCCGGTGGCCATGTCGGATGGCAGCAGGGATGGGTCGAGCAGGAGGCGTTCGACATGGACCGGGCGTGGACCGAGGCCGAGCTCGCCGACGCGCTGGCACACCTTCCCGCCGGTCCGCCCGCCTGGCGTTCCTCGATCTGA
- a CDS encoding acyl-CoA dehydrogenase family protein: MTGDVADLYRVARDFFAAEASANGEKWREQRFVDREFWQRAGRLGLLCASIPEEYGGGGGTFLHEAAIQEAYQAQGDRSWGNSVHSGIVAHYILAFGTEEQKHRWLPRMATGELVAAIAMTEPSAGTDLKAIRTRAVHDGDSYVIHGSKTFITNGSTADLVLTACVTQPDRGAKGISLIMVEAAATDGFVRGRVLRKVGQHGADTSELFYENARVPATNLLGAEGSGFTIMMSQLPQERLIIGITAVAAMELAVRLTTDYVKERTAFGSPLITLQNTRFQLAEAATSARVGRIFLDDCIRRHMTEGLDTPTAAMCKWWLTDTQNKVVDQCLQLFGGYGYMEEYPIARLWADARAQRIYGGTNEIQKELVARSL; encoded by the coding sequence ATGACGGGTGACGTCGCCGACCTCTACCGCGTCGCCCGTGACTTCTTCGCGGCCGAGGCGTCGGCGAACGGGGAGAAGTGGCGCGAGCAGCGCTTCGTCGACCGGGAGTTCTGGCAGCGGGCCGGCCGGCTGGGCCTGCTCTGCGCCTCGATCCCGGAGGAGTACGGCGGCGGTGGCGGGACCTTCCTGCACGAGGCCGCGATCCAGGAGGCCTACCAGGCCCAGGGCGACCGGTCGTGGGGCAACAGCGTCCACTCCGGGATCGTCGCCCACTACATCCTGGCCTTCGGCACGGAGGAGCAGAAGCACCGGTGGCTTCCGCGGATGGCCACCGGGGAGCTCGTGGCGGCGATCGCCATGACCGAGCCGTCTGCCGGAACCGATCTCAAGGCCATCCGGACCCGCGCGGTGCACGACGGTGACAGCTACGTGATCCACGGCTCCAAGACCTTCATCACCAACGGTTCCACCGCCGACCTGGTGCTCACCGCTTGCGTCACGCAGCCGGACCGGGGCGCCAAGGGCATCTCACTGATCATGGTGGAGGCCGCCGCGACCGACGGGTTCGTCCGCGGCAGGGTGCTCCGCAAGGTGGGACAGCACGGTGCGGACACCTCGGAGCTCTTCTACGAGAACGCACGGGTCCCGGCCACGAACCTGCTCGGTGCGGAGGGATCCGGCTTCACGATCATGATGAGCCAGCTCCCGCAGGAGCGGCTGATCATCGGCATCACCGCCGTCGCGGCCATGGAACTCGCCGTCCGGCTCACCACCGACTACGTCAAGGAGCGGACGGCCTTCGGCAGCCCCCTGATCACACTGCAGAACACCCGCTTCCAGCTCGCCGAGGCCGCGACGTCGGCGCGGGTCGGCCGGATCTTCCTGGACGACTGCATCCGGCGACACATGACGGAAGGGCTCGACACCCCGACCGCGGCCATGTGCAAGTGGTGGCTCACCGACACCCAGAACAAGGTCGTCGACCAGTGCCTTCAGCTGTTCGGTGGCTACGGCTACATGGAGGAGTACCCGATCGCCCGGCTCTGGGCCGACGCACGTGCGCAACGGATCTACGGCGGCACGAACGAGATCCAGAAGGAGCTCGTCGCCCGCTCGCTGTGA